The following proteins are co-located in the Callithrix jacchus isolate 240 chromosome 10, calJac240_pri, whole genome shotgun sequence genome:
- the C10H11orf24 gene encoding uncharacterized protein C11orf24 homolog isoform X2: protein MWTALVLIWIFSLSLTESHAASNNPRNFVPNKTWHGLVKRNASVETLDNKTSVGITMAASPVTLTKGTSVTPLNSTEDTPEDTSRTDVGEPVTSGGAADGVASSAPTTAASSTSRSAASSAPTTVASSTSRSAASSIPTTLAPPGPTSLFAGQTPSTTAAGHPSLSTALVQVPSSSSSPRTAALATMATRAQTVATRANTSRPMSTPSPSEYMTSDTMASPTPATHPQAQGPTRQVSVDQPVVNTTDRSIPPSNTSPEPTTTHSVALVSPTVVTTPKPQSKEPTASTVPAPHISPVSEVEATSLTTQPSPTPSTPGATGPRTPQAPEQVETKAPAPTPRSSGDPKMPATDSCQPSTQDQYLVVTTEPLTQAVVDKTFLLVVLLLGVTLFITVLVLFALQAYESYKKKDYTQVDYLINGMYADSEM from the exons ATGTGGACAGCTCTTGTGCTCATTTGGATTTTCTCCTTGTCCTTAACTGAAAGCCATGCGGCATCCAACAATCCAC GCAACTTTGTCCCTAACAAGACATGGCATGGATTAGTGAAGAGGAATGCATCTGTGGAAACACTTGATAATAAAACGTCTGTGGGTATAACCATGGCAGCATCTCCTGTCACGTTGACTAAAGGGACTTCCGTAACCCCCCTCAACTCTACGGAAGACACACCAGAGGACACAAGCAGGACAGATGTGGGTGAACCAGTAACTTCAGGAGGTGCAGCTGATGGTGTGGCCTCCAGCGCTCCCACGACTGCGGCCTCCAGCACTTCCAGGTCTGCGGCCTCCAGCGCTCCCACGACTGTGGCTTCCAGCACTTCCAGGTCTGCTGCCTCCAGCATTCCCACGACGCTCGCACCGCCTGGGCCCACGTCCCTGTTCGCAGGGCAGACCCCATCTACTACCGCTGCCGGGCACCCATCTCTCAGCACAGCCCTCGTACAAGTGCCAAGTAGCAGCTCGTCGCCAAGAACAGCAGCCCTGGCCACAATGGCCACACGTGCTCAGACTGTAGCTACCAGAGCAAACACAAGCAGACCCATGAGCACTCCCAGTCCTTCTGAGTACATGACCAGTGACACCATGGCAAGCCCTACACCCGCTACACATCCCCAAGCACAAGGTCCCACTCGCCAGGTGTCAGTGGATCAGCCCGTGGTTAACACAACAGATAGATCCATACCGCCCTCAAACACATCTCCAGAGCCCACTACCACCCACTCTGTGGCTTTGGTGTCCCCCACAGTGGTGACCACCCCCAAGCCACAATCCAAGGAGCCAACTGCCAGCACAGTGCCAGCACCTCACATTAGCCCAGTGTCTGAGGTGGAGGCCACGTCCCTCACAACACAGCCAAGCCCCACGCCATCTACCCCAGGGGCCACTGGGCCACGCACACCCCAGGCACCAGAGCAGGTAGAGACTAAAGCCCCTGCGCCAACACCCAGGAGCTCAGGGGACCCCAAGATGCCAGCCACGGACTCATGCCAGCCCAGCACCCAAGACCAGTACCTGGTGGTCACTACCGAGCccctcacccaggctgtggtggaCAAAACATTCCTCCTGGTGGTGCTCTTACTCGGGGTGACCCTGTTCATCACAGTCTTGGTTTTGTTTGCCCTGCAAGCCTATGAGAGCTACAAGAAGAAGGACTACACCCAGGTGGACTACTTAATCAACGGGATGTATGCAGATTCTGAAATGTGA
- the C10H11orf24 gene encoding uncharacterized protein C11orf24 homolog isoform X1, which yields MCHKGWHGPGVSHHVAFTPCKARSYPTTQCQAHSSPRRKMAQAGSMPLAAASGNFVPNKTWHGLVKRNASVETLDNKTSVGITMAASPVTLTKGTSVTPLNSTEDTPEDTSRTDVGEPVTSGGAADGVASSAPTTAASSTSRSAASSAPTTVASSTSRSAASSIPTTLAPPGPTSLFAGQTPSTTAAGHPSLSTALVQVPSSSSSPRTAALATMATRAQTVATRANTSRPMSTPSPSEYMTSDTMASPTPATHPQAQGPTRQVSVDQPVVNTTDRSIPPSNTSPEPTTTHSVALVSPTVVTTPKPQSKEPTASTVPAPHISPVSEVEATSLTTQPSPTPSTPGATGPRTPQAPEQVETKAPAPTPRSSGDPKMPATDSCQPSTQDQYLVVTTEPLTQAVVDKTFLLVVLLLGVTLFITVLVLFALQAYESYKKKDYTQVDYLINGMYADSEM from the exons ATGTGCCACAAAGGATGGCATGGCCCAGGAGTGTCCCACCACGTGGCTTTCACCCCCTGCAAAGCCAGATCTTACCCGACAACACAGTGCCAAGCCCACAGCTCTCCAAGGAGAAAGATGGCCCAGGCTGGGAGCATGCCCTTAGCAGCAGCCTCTG GCAACTTTGTCCCTAACAAGACATGGCATGGATTAGTGAAGAGGAATGCATCTGTGGAAACACTTGATAATAAAACGTCTGTGGGTATAACCATGGCAGCATCTCCTGTCACGTTGACTAAAGGGACTTCCGTAACCCCCCTCAACTCTACGGAAGACACACCAGAGGACACAAGCAGGACAGATGTGGGTGAACCAGTAACTTCAGGAGGTGCAGCTGATGGTGTGGCCTCCAGCGCTCCCACGACTGCGGCCTCCAGCACTTCCAGGTCTGCGGCCTCCAGCGCTCCCACGACTGTGGCTTCCAGCACTTCCAGGTCTGCTGCCTCCAGCATTCCCACGACGCTCGCACCGCCTGGGCCCACGTCCCTGTTCGCAGGGCAGACCCCATCTACTACCGCTGCCGGGCACCCATCTCTCAGCACAGCCCTCGTACAAGTGCCAAGTAGCAGCTCGTCGCCAAGAACAGCAGCCCTGGCCACAATGGCCACACGTGCTCAGACTGTAGCTACCAGAGCAAACACAAGCAGACCCATGAGCACTCCCAGTCCTTCTGAGTACATGACCAGTGACACCATGGCAAGCCCTACACCCGCTACACATCCCCAAGCACAAGGTCCCACTCGCCAGGTGTCAGTGGATCAGCCCGTGGTTAACACAACAGATAGATCCATACCGCCCTCAAACACATCTCCAGAGCCCACTACCACCCACTCTGTGGCTTTGGTGTCCCCCACAGTGGTGACCACCCCCAAGCCACAATCCAAGGAGCCAACTGCCAGCACAGTGCCAGCACCTCACATTAGCCCAGTGTCTGAGGTGGAGGCCACGTCCCTCACAACACAGCCAAGCCCCACGCCATCTACCCCAGGGGCCACTGGGCCACGCACACCCCAGGCACCAGAGCAGGTAGAGACTAAAGCCCCTGCGCCAACACCCAGGAGCTCAGGGGACCCCAAGATGCCAGCCACGGACTCATGCCAGCCCAGCACCCAAGACCAGTACCTGGTGGTCACTACCGAGCccctcacccaggctgtggtggaCAAAACATTCCTCCTGGTGGTGCTCTTACTCGGGGTGACCCTGTTCATCACAGTCTTGGTTTTGTTTGCCCTGCAAGCCTATGAGAGCTACAAGAAGAAGGACTACACCCAGGTGGACTACTTAATCAACGGGATGTATGCAGATTCTGAAATGTGA